Proteins encoded in a region of the Paenibacillus sp. E222 genome:
- a CDS encoding helix-turn-helix domain-containing protein, with translation MDIRSQLREMPHHTLAHWLPIIDCNIKFYGAHSQQVPYGWAMPEESHPGFEIMLIIKGTQESVIHGYTYTVEEGSILLIPPGFKHTNQCVSSEGMTYFSAHFNVDDPVFTLKLMSHHSRIYEAGTTDNMQMRPVLENWMNMIRTSEAYTSTDKFIMQASMFELFALLSRAADREPLTTRSDASPSAPAPAAMHYAGAIAEAIKQAFHTQLRVKEGNVSTVKVEQIISSFGISPGYGLQIFRKVYGQSPRAYLSSLKLQEAKVLIEQPKLSLGEIAWKLGYTHLSHFSRQFKRWTGQSPLQYRNAVQDLSNESGPVDQSWESESE, from the coding sequence ATGGATATCCGATCGCAGCTTCGAGAAATGCCACATCATACACTGGCTCACTGGCTGCCTATTATCGACTGTAACATTAAATTCTATGGAGCGCACAGCCAACAAGTTCCATACGGTTGGGCGATGCCGGAGGAATCCCATCCGGGCTTTGAAATTATGCTAATTATAAAGGGGACCCAGGAAAGCGTGATTCACGGGTATACCTATACGGTTGAGGAAGGTTCCATTTTGCTGATTCCACCGGGATTCAAACATACGAACCAATGTGTATCATCAGAGGGCATGACGTATTTCAGTGCTCATTTCAATGTGGATGATCCCGTATTTACCCTGAAGCTGATGTCACATCACAGCCGAATCTATGAGGCAGGCACCACAGATAATATGCAAATGCGCCCTGTCCTGGAAAACTGGATGAACATGATCAGAACATCGGAGGCATACACTTCCACAGACAAATTTATCATGCAGGCAAGCATGTTTGAATTGTTTGCCCTGTTGTCCCGGGCGGCCGACCGTGAACCACTGACCACCCGCTCTGATGCTTCGCCCAGTGCTCCAGCTCCCGCAGCCATGCATTATGCAGGGGCCATCGCAGAAGCCATCAAGCAGGCGTTCCATACACAGCTTCGAGTCAAGGAGGGAAATGTATCCACCGTCAAAGTGGAGCAGATCATATCCTCGTTTGGCATCAGTCCGGGATATGGGCTGCAGATCTTTCGCAAGGTGTACGGACAATCTCCACGGGCCTATCTGTCCAGCCTGAAGCTGCAGGAAGCCAAAGTGCTGATCGAACAGCCAAAGCTCTCTTTGGGGGAAATCGCATGGAAGCTGGGTTACACCCATCTGTCGCATTTCAGTCGGCAATTTAAACGATGGACAGGCCAGAGTCCACTTCAATATCGCAACGCCGTTCAGGATCTATCCAACGAATCGGGTCCAGTGGACCAGAGTTGGGAGTCAGAATCAGAATGA
- a CDS encoding beta-galactosidase: MDKLLYGVAYYDEYMPYERLDKDIQMMKDAGINVVRIAESTWSTHEPQNGVFDFSSVDRVLDAMHAAGIQVIVGTPTYAVPTWMVKEHPDVLATTVQGPGKYGARQIMDITHPTYLFYAERIIRKLISRVSKHPAVIGYQTDNETKHYNTAGDNVQLQFVKYMRNKFSSLDDLNKEFGLDYWSNRINSWEDFPSVVGTINGSLGAEFAKFQRQLVTNFLAWQVGTVNEYKQEGQFVTQNFDFDWRGYSYGIQGDVDHFAASKPFDITSVDIYHPSQDDLTGIEISFGGDVARSTKQSNYLVLETEAQAFWHWVPYPGQLRLQAFSHLASGANMVAYWHWHSLHNSFETYWKGLLSHDFEPNPVYNEAKTIGRDFARLSPQLVNLKKTNRVAVLFSNEALTSIKWFGFNFTSDKKYNDVIRWMYDELYKMNIGCDLIDPSVESYEGYDVIVVPALYAASDVLLERLNQFVQDGGHVVYSFKSGFANEHIKVRSTRQPGLISEACGISYNLFVEPKNVSLRDDPFEVGEEQNQIHTWMELITPTTAEVLAWYDHPHWGEYAAITQNTYGKGKATYVGCYTSSAVIRSVLERVMKEAGLWGTDQELAFPIIVKSGVNEQGNTIRYFFNYSDHATSFVNAYGDGTELLAGTAVSGEQNIDLEPWGVRIIEQ, encoded by the coding sequence ATGGACAAGTTATTGTACGGAGTAGCCTACTATGATGAATATATGCCTTATGAGCGATTGGATAAGGATATCCAGATGATGAAAGATGCAGGCATCAATGTGGTGCGGATTGCGGAATCCACCTGGAGTACGCATGAACCACAGAATGGCGTATTCGACTTCTCCTCAGTAGATCGTGTACTGGATGCCATGCATGCGGCGGGCATTCAGGTTATTGTGGGTACGCCTACGTATGCTGTTCCAACGTGGATGGTGAAGGAGCATCCGGATGTTCTGGCCACAACGGTACAGGGACCGGGGAAATATGGAGCGCGGCAGATCATGGATATCACACATCCAACGTATCTGTTCTATGCGGAACGCATTATTCGCAAGCTGATCTCCCGTGTTAGCAAACACCCTGCCGTGATTGGCTATCAGACGGATAACGAAACGAAGCATTACAACACTGCCGGTGATAACGTACAATTGCAATTCGTCAAATATATGCGTAACAAGTTCAGCTCATTGGATGATCTGAACAAGGAATTTGGTCTCGACTATTGGAGTAACCGTATCAATAGCTGGGAGGACTTCCCGTCTGTTGTCGGTACAATCAACGGCAGTCTGGGAGCTGAATTTGCCAAGTTCCAGCGCCAACTGGTAACCAACTTTCTAGCGTGGCAGGTCGGAACTGTAAATGAGTACAAACAGGAGGGTCAGTTCGTCACCCAGAACTTTGACTTCGACTGGCGTGGATACTCGTACGGCATTCAGGGAGATGTGGACCATTTTGCCGCATCCAAACCTTTTGACATCACCAGTGTGGACATCTACCATCCGTCGCAGGATGATCTGACCGGCATTGAGATTTCATTCGGCGGTGACGTGGCACGTTCCACCAAACAATCGAACTATCTCGTACTGGAGACGGAAGCGCAGGCTTTCTGGCATTGGGTTCCCTACCCGGGACAGCTTCGCCTTCAGGCGTTTAGCCACCTGGCATCGGGAGCAAACATGGTCGCCTATTGGCACTGGCATTCCTTGCATAATTCATTCGAGACGTATTGGAAAGGATTGCTGAGCCATGATTTTGAACCAAATCCGGTCTACAATGAGGCCAAAACGATCGGCCGGGATTTTGCCAGACTTAGCCCACAACTGGTGAATTTGAAGAAAACGAATCGGGTAGCCGTGCTGTTCAGCAATGAGGCGTTGACGTCGATCAAGTGGTTCGGGTTTAATTTTACGAGTGACAAAAAATACAACGACGTTATCCGCTGGATGTATGACGAATTATACAAAATGAATATTGGCTGTGATCTGATTGATCCGTCCGTGGAGAGTTATGAAGGCTATGATGTGATCGTTGTGCCTGCTTTGTACGCAGCTTCCGATGTCTTGCTTGAGAGGCTGAACCAATTCGTACAGGATGGTGGGCATGTCGTTTACTCCTTCAAGAGCGGATTCGCCAATGAGCATATTAAGGTCCGCTCTACCCGCCAGCCTGGACTGATCAGTGAGGCTTGTGGCATCAGTTACAACCTTTTTGTAGAGCCGAAAAATGTTTCGCTTCGAGATGATCCGTTCGAGGTTGGAGAGGAACAGAATCAGATTCACACCTGGATGGAGCTCATCACACCAACAACTGCAGAAGTGCTGGCCTGGTATGATCATCCTCACTGGGGAGAATATGCGGCAATTACCCAGAATACCTATGGCAAGGGCAAAGCAACGTACGTTGGATGTTATACCAGCTCCGCGGTGATACGCAGCGTGCTGGAGCGAGTCATGAAGGAAGCTGGACTATGGGGAACTGATCAGGAATTGGCTTTTCCAATCATCGTGAAGAGCGGCGTGAATGAGCAAGGGAATACGATTCGATATTTCTTTAACTACTCCGATCATGCGACTTCGTTCGTAAATGCCTACGGAGACGGAACGGAACTTCTGGCAGGAACAGCGGTGTCCGGAGAGCAGAATATTGACCTGGAACCTTGGGGTGTGCGCATTATTGAGCAATAA
- a CDS encoding sensor histidine kinase, producing the protein MFTELYRKLTDPFKRSIRNKLILTMTFLAILPVIAMTVVAAENTRSSMEEEIMETNRANMNWASIYLGEQFARMNNLIYSIQISDELHQYLALNQDAPAASRFDEQKAVFNMLNSVYYSAGNYVFGVELYLKELDTMFTFNSMESRIRSVPDIPAAYHDLFEQHKDFTIMNDPNDPEKFHMTRSMNRFEDQAQIGAISLEVKWAEFNQTLELLDSRGDYAVYIADSTGSPVYQPNKEIQPSAEALEKLAVTKDSSGFIRTAKEYVFYHAIDPSGMRLIKIVPSHVINESALETMKYGLVVGGLATVVSVLLAAFVAWRTSKPIVRLANSMKGIQLIKDKEVVRSGRVDEIGLLEKNLHGMASRIREHIRDNYLMNLEKQTAELKALQSQIHPHFLQNTLQMIGGMVYSQKPADSYKVIRALSEMFRYIVRAPDGLVPLQSELDQLEHYMLIQMQRFGSRLEYKLEIEGVLSDCYIPKLSLQPIVENAFVHGLEKKQGEWKLNIQVVRLDHEVTIRISDNGVGVDQERLAEMQSRLSKLSRQGDRVWSSGTSIGLVNAASRIVMHFGPAYGMNMESGEGQGTRVTVRIPCHTGGEIT; encoded by the coding sequence GTGTTTACCGAATTATACCGGAAGCTTACTGATCCGTTCAAACGCAGCATTCGCAACAAATTAATCCTCACCATGACGTTTCTGGCCATTCTGCCCGTAATCGCCATGACAGTTGTAGCGGCCGAAAATACCCGCTCTTCCATGGAAGAAGAGATCATGGAGACCAACCGTGCGAATATGAATTGGGCCTCTATCTATTTGGGTGAACAATTCGCGCGGATGAACAATCTCATCTATTCCATTCAGATCAGTGATGAGCTGCATCAGTATTTGGCATTGAATCAGGATGCTCCAGCTGCCAGCCGATTCGATGAGCAGAAGGCCGTGTTCAACATGCTGAACAGTGTATATTATTCGGCTGGCAACTATGTATTTGGCGTGGAATTATACCTAAAGGAACTGGACACAATGTTCACCTTCAACTCGATGGAAAGCCGAATCCGATCGGTGCCGGACATTCCTGCGGCATACCATGATCTTTTTGAGCAGCATAAGGACTTTACGATTATGAATGATCCGAATGATCCGGAGAAGTTTCATATGACCCGCAGCATGAACCGTTTCGAGGATCAGGCGCAGATTGGCGCAATCAGTCTGGAAGTCAAGTGGGCCGAATTCAATCAGACGCTGGAATTGCTGGACAGCCGGGGGGATTATGCGGTGTACATCGCGGATAGTACGGGAAGTCCGGTCTATCAGCCAAACAAGGAGATACAGCCTTCAGCAGAGGCACTGGAAAAGCTTGCAGTTACGAAGGACAGTTCCGGTTTCATTCGAACAGCCAAGGAATATGTATTCTATCATGCCATTGATCCGTCAGGGATGCGTCTGATCAAAATTGTCCCTTCCCATGTCATCAATGAGAGTGCACTGGAAACGATGAAATATGGTCTTGTTGTGGGTGGGCTGGCTACCGTGGTTTCGGTGTTGTTGGCAGCATTTGTGGCTTGGCGAACATCCAAACCGATTGTCAGACTGGCGAATTCCATGAAGGGAATCCAGTTGATCAAGGACAAGGAAGTGGTCCGCAGTGGTCGGGTGGATGAGATTGGCCTGCTGGAGAAAAATCTGCATGGTATGGCAAGCCGCATTCGGGAGCATATCCGGGATAACTATCTCATGAATCTGGAGAAACAGACGGCCGAGCTCAAAGCGCTTCAGTCTCAGATTCACCCGCATTTTCTGCAAAATACGCTGCAGATGATCGGAGGTATGGTGTACTCGCAGAAGCCGGCAGACAGTTATAAAGTGATTCGTGCATTAAGTGAGATGTTCCGATATATTGTCAGAGCGCCGGATGGACTCGTGCCATTGCAGTCCGAATTGGACCAGCTGGAGCATTATATGCTCATCCAGATGCAGCGTTTTGGCAGCAGACTTGAATATAAACTGGAGATTGAAGGCGTGCTCAGTGACTGCTACATTCCGAAGTTGTCCCTGCAGCCGATTGTGGAGAATGCATTTGTCCATGGTCTGGAGAAAAAGCAGGGAGAGTGGAAATTGAACATTCAAGTTGTCCGACTAGATCATGAGGTAACCATCCGCATTTCCGATAATGGGGTGGGTGTGGATCAAGAGAGGTTGGCCGAGATGCAATCGAGACTGTCCAAGCTGTCCCGGCAAGGAGACAGAGTATGGAGCTCGGGCACCAGCATTGGCCTGGTCAATGCCGCATCACGCATCGTGATGCACTTTGGGCCTGCATACGGTATGAACATGGAGAGTGGGGAAGGACAGGGAACCCGTGTCACTGTTCGAATTCCTTGCCATACAGGAGGCGAGATCACGTGA
- a CDS encoding response regulator, whose translation MNKDHYRVLIVDDEPWNRDILRNLGTWDELGMVVAGEAEDGGEAIRLVEQHQPHIIITDMRMPGKDGVELLQTLSAQYPHIKVIVVSGYDDFNYAKHAIRHRAADYLLKPVNPDELNNVLAKCKRELEKTESGPESWEPYPSAFSGEFSLFQQQARLRFNDLNVQGLHELFGQLEHRLDTSDIRRPQQLGRVAYELQTLLGELCVSNGLCEQPVAAVLPPPTALASITSAVDWISAPYYTSLEQLIAQRKFKNKLNLDEVKQYIEQHCMEMITLEQLAQIFFVSKEYLSKVFKKEYGVNVTDYIVQLRMARAREWVLDDQIPFKHIAEMTGYEDVSYFYRVFKKHFGISPGEMRKGQPRKSDNSPK comes from the coding sequence GTGAACAAGGATCATTATAGAGTGCTAATAGTGGACGACGAGCCATGGAACAGAGATATTTTGCGCAATTTGGGCACGTGGGATGAGCTTGGCATGGTGGTAGCAGGTGAGGCAGAGGATGGCGGAGAGGCGATCCGGCTGGTTGAGCAGCATCAGCCCCATATTATCATTACAGATATGCGTATGCCGGGTAAAGATGGCGTGGAACTGCTCCAGACGCTGAGTGCACAATATCCGCATATCAAAGTGATTGTGGTCAGCGGTTATGATGATTTTAATTATGCGAAACATGCCATTCGCCACCGTGCCGCTGATTATCTGCTCAAGCCGGTGAATCCCGATGAATTGAATAACGTTCTGGCCAAGTGTAAACGTGAATTGGAAAAGACCGAGTCCGGGCCAGAATCCTGGGAACCTTATCCTTCCGCTTTTTCTGGCGAGTTCTCGCTGTTTCAGCAGCAGGCGCGCTTACGTTTTAACGACTTGAACGTTCAGGGATTGCATGAGCTGTTCGGGCAGCTGGAGCACCGCCTTGATACCAGTGATATCCGAAGACCGCAACAGCTTGGACGGGTCGCATACGAATTGCAGACGCTGCTGGGCGAGCTGTGTGTTTCCAACGGCTTATGCGAGCAACCTGTAGCAGCTGTACTCCCGCCGCCAACGGCTCTGGCGTCCATCACATCGGCAGTGGACTGGATATCAGCGCCTTATTATACTTCGTTGGAGCAGCTGATTGCGCAGCGCAAATTCAAGAACAAGCTGAACCTGGATGAGGTGAAGCAATACATTGAGCAGCACTGCATGGAGATGATTACACTGGAGCAGCTTGCCCAGATCTTTTTTGTCAGCAAAGAATATCTCAGCAAGGTGTTCAAAAAAGAATACGGCGTGAATGTGACCGACTATATTGTCCAGTTACGCATGGCAAGAGCCAGGGAGTGGGTGCTCGATGATCAGATTCCATTCAAACATATTGCCGAGATGACGGGGTATGAGGATGTATCGTACTTTTATCGGGTATTCAAGAAACACTTCGGGATTTCGCCTGGAGAGATGCGAAAGGGACAACCTCGTAAATCAGATAACAGCCCCAAATAA
- a CDS encoding ABC transporter substrate-binding protein: MKVWKSVASAVLVSVLLAGCGSNAGTDGKEEGTASGSTVSLKVFIAQPRLKEHYDKYIEQFKAKEKAEKNIEVNVQLEMPPADNAPQILKTRLASNDAPDVFALHAVNEIPPFSKAGYLEDLSGQPFVDKLLDSVKPSVTDASGKVVAVPLETLSWGYLYNKDIFKEQGLEVPTTLTEMKAVVEKLKAANITPFELSYKEAWIPQLFLPLTVGALTQSEHKDFLDKMNQDQGSFSDMKALFDIFDLVNANGTEKALEVGGDDGSAAFATGKAAMWIQGPWFAETILKSNPDINFGVAPLPINDNPDDTKINLSTSTSLAVSSSSKNKEVALDFVNYILDDKDSSAFYEALKFNPVAKIHDFKSFPWVDDALKYVNEGKAYQDPSIPQAVKDESGKALQGYYSGQLNQQQVIDALDKAWKSYNKVNK; this comes from the coding sequence ATGAAAGTATGGAAAAGCGTAGCAAGTGCGGTACTGGTGAGTGTTCTGCTCGCAGGCTGCGGTTCCAATGCGGGTACGGATGGTAAGGAAGAGGGAACTGCATCGGGCAGTACGGTGTCCCTCAAAGTATTCATTGCACAGCCGCGGCTGAAAGAACATTACGATAAATATATAGAACAGTTCAAAGCCAAGGAGAAAGCCGAAAAGAATATTGAGGTCAACGTACAACTGGAGATGCCGCCAGCAGATAATGCGCCGCAGATTCTGAAAACACGACTTGCCTCCAATGATGCACCGGACGTGTTCGCACTTCATGCGGTCAATGAAATCCCACCGTTCAGCAAAGCAGGTTATCTGGAAGACCTGTCGGGTCAGCCTTTTGTCGATAAATTATTGGATTCCGTTAAGCCTTCCGTAACAGATGCGTCGGGCAAAGTCGTGGCCGTTCCTTTGGAAACGTTATCTTGGGGATACCTGTACAATAAGGATATTTTCAAAGAGCAGGGGCTAGAGGTTCCAACCACTTTGACGGAAATGAAAGCAGTCGTGGAAAAGCTGAAAGCAGCCAACATCACACCGTTTGAACTTTCGTACAAAGAGGCCTGGATTCCGCAACTGTTCTTGCCACTTACCGTAGGTGCACTGACTCAGTCAGAGCATAAAGACTTCTTGGATAAGATGAATCAGGATCAAGGTTCCTTCTCGGATATGAAAGCCTTGTTCGACATCTTCGATCTCGTCAATGCCAATGGAACGGAGAAAGCGCTTGAAGTGGGCGGCGATGATGGTTCAGCAGCCTTTGCAACAGGCAAAGCAGCAATGTGGATTCAAGGACCTTGGTTCGCGGAAACCATCCTGAAGTCCAATCCGGATATCAACTTCGGCGTAGCTCCACTGCCGATCAATGACAACCCGGATGATACCAAAATCAACCTGAGCACATCGACTTCACTGGCGGTATCTTCCTCCAGCAAAAACAAAGAAGTGGCGCTCGACTTCGTAAACTATATTCTCGATGACAAGGATTCAAGTGCATTCTACGAAGCACTGAAATTCAATCCGGTTGCCAAAATTCATGACTTCAAAAGTTTCCCTTGGGTAGACGATGCCCTGAAATATGTGAATGAAGGCAAAGCGTATCAAGATCCATCCATTCCTCAAGCGGTTAAAGATGAATCAGGCAAAGCGCTGCAAGGTTACTACTCCGGACAACTGAACCAGCAGCAGGTGATCGATGCGCTCGACAAGGCGTGGAAATCCTACAACAAAGTCAACAAGTAA
- a CDS encoding carbohydrate ABC transporter permease: protein MATNVFKKYLSLLAFTAPAFVIYAIFLLYPTFSGLFYSLTDWNGLNRDYSFIGLGNFVELFKEDPDFLNSLWFTLKYVVFMLILQNGIALLLAVFIETRTRSKGLFRTLFFMPNMISTIISAFMWTFIFSQVLPQLAEKLAVSFLDQQWLGDPKFSFYSILIVSLWNGVGYMMIIYLAALQGVPKSLKEAAVIDGANAFQVLRNVVLPMITHAVTICFFLTLNGAFKVFEVVYGLTGGGPGRATQVITMNIYEEAFSNNFRYGYASAKSVVLFVIVLIFTLIQITVMKKKEVEA, encoded by the coding sequence ATGGCTACGAATGTATTCAAGAAGTATCTGTCGCTGCTAGCGTTCACTGCGCCTGCCTTTGTCATCTATGCGATTTTCCTGCTGTATCCCACATTTAGCGGTTTGTTCTACAGCTTGACGGACTGGAATGGTCTGAACCGGGATTACAGTTTTATCGGTCTGGGAAACTTCGTGGAGCTGTTCAAGGAAGATCCCGACTTTCTGAATTCCCTGTGGTTCACGTTAAAATATGTGGTGTTTATGCTGATTCTGCAAAATGGAATTGCCTTGCTGCTCGCCGTGTTCATTGAGACACGGACGCGCAGCAAGGGGTTATTCCGGACCCTGTTTTTCATGCCGAACATGATCAGTACGATCATCAGCGCCTTTATGTGGACGTTCATCTTCTCCCAGGTGCTGCCGCAGCTGGCCGAGAAGTTGGCGGTCTCTTTTTTGGACCAACAGTGGCTGGGTGATCCGAAATTTTCATTCTACTCCATCCTGATCGTATCGCTCTGGAATGGTGTGGGGTATATGATGATCATCTATCTGGCAGCACTCCAGGGTGTGCCGAAGAGTCTGAAGGAAGCGGCTGTTATTGATGGAGCCAATGCGTTCCAGGTACTTCGTAATGTCGTATTGCCGATGATTACTCATGCCGTGACGATCTGTTTCTTCCTGACACTGAACGGTGCTTTCAAAGTATTCGAAGTTGTGTACGGTCTGACAGGTGGCGGTCCAGGCAGAGCCACTCAGGTGATTACGATGAATATTTATGAAGAGGCATTCTCCAACAATTTTAGATACGGATATGCCAGTGCCAAGTCGGTTGTGTTATTCGTCATCGTGCTCATCTTCACACTCATTCAGATTACGGTGATGAAGAAGAAAGAGGTGGAAGCATGA
- a CDS encoding carbohydrate ABC transporter permease, which produces MRMQRINSYLIRLLLVLGSLVAMLPIYMAIVNSFKTQGEMFQSFIALPTTFHWENYSDAFNKINLLGSSLNSAIVSFLGIGGIVFCASLAGYKLSRTSGRLSNLIFFLFVASMLVPFHSIMIPLTRVAKGLHVQGSTYGLALIYIGLGVNMAIFLYHGFVKSIPRELEESAQMDGCNEFQTFFQIIFPLLLPITVTIAILDFLWIWNDFLLPLLMLTDVNRYTLILSTNMLFGEYNKEWPLILSSLVLTAIPVVLIYAFFQKFIMEGIAEGAVKG; this is translated from the coding sequence ATGAGGATGCAACGAATTAACAGCTACCTGATTCGACTGCTGCTGGTGCTGGGCTCCCTCGTCGCAATGCTGCCAATCTACATGGCGATTGTGAACTCATTCAAAACACAAGGCGAAATGTTCCAGTCTTTTATAGCTCTCCCAACAACCTTTCATTGGGAAAACTATTCGGATGCGTTTAACAAAATCAACCTGCTGGGCAGCTCATTGAACTCGGCGATTGTATCCTTCCTGGGGATTGGCGGTATTGTATTCTGCGCTTCATTGGCCGGATACAAGCTGTCGCGTACTTCAGGCAGATTGAGCAACCTGATCTTCTTCCTGTTCGTGGCATCCATGCTCGTTCCTTTTCACTCGATCATGATTCCACTGACACGGGTTGCCAAAGGACTTCACGTCCAAGGAAGCACATACGGATTGGCTCTGATCTATATCGGACTTGGTGTGAACATGGCGATCTTCCTGTATCACGGGTTTGTTAAGTCCATCCCGCGTGAATTGGAAGAGTCGGCACAGATGGATGGATGTAATGAGTTCCAGACGTTCTTCCAGATCATCTTCCCATTGTTGCTGCCAATTACGGTCACCATCGCCATCTTGGACTTCTTATGGATCTGGAATGACTTCCTGCTGCCACTGCTCATGCTGACGGATGTGAATCGTTATACGCTGATTCTGTCCACGAACATGCTGTTTGGCGAGTACAATAAGGAATGGCCGTTGATCCTGTCCTCTCTGGTACTGACTGCGATTCCGGTGGTTCTCATCTATGCGTTCTTCCAAAAGTTCATCATGGAGGGTATTGCAGAAGGTGCGGTAAAAGGATAA
- a CDS encoding PLP-dependent aminotransferase family protein has product MNRSDSRQGGSWKPDPSHSLPLYRQIEVYISEKITAGEWTAGYRLPSQRTLAQTMGVNRSTLVTALENLAASGMIEGRHGGGTYVCGSGWHALAHGALPNWEEAIEEGWYYPNLPEVQQINRAEFQPGIIRLGTGELAPELMPQEAFNDILHALSSRSRTLNYLEPQGSLELRQALSVYLQARGIQASPDSILIVSGSLQALHLISVGLLPRGSAVLLEKPSYLYSIHAFQSAGLKMSGIPMDAQGLHTPRLEDAVQNNANRDSISLLYTIPSFHNPTGSVMSDSRREELLATARNTGISILEDAAYSDLWLDEPPPPSLKARDKEGRVLHMGTLSKAVSPGLRLGWLVGPEPVIRRLADIKMQTDYGTSSLAQEAAALWFADGYHKQHMDRLRPELRRRRDFMLELLQRNFGELAEWSIPAGGFYIWLRFTASPLSIRELFHACLENHVLIHPGYLYDRLDAEHIRLSYAYASPDEMERGLHLLAQAVKKLMSS; this is encoded by the coding sequence ATGAATCGTTCTGATTCTCGACAGGGGGGCAGCTGGAAGCCGGACCCCTCCCATTCCCTACCTCTGTACCGACAGATTGAAGTCTATATCAGCGAGAAAATTACTGCCGGCGAATGGACAGCTGGATATCGGCTTCCTTCACAACGGACATTGGCTCAAACCATGGGTGTGAATCGCAGCACGCTGGTTACTGCGCTGGAAAACCTGGCCGCCTCAGGGATGATTGAAGGCAGACATGGCGGCGGAACATATGTCTGTGGCTCTGGCTGGCATGCGCTGGCTCACGGAGCCCTACCCAACTGGGAGGAAGCCATAGAAGAAGGCTGGTATTACCCCAATCTGCCAGAGGTACAGCAGATTAACCGGGCTGAGTTCCAGCCAGGCATCATCAGGCTTGGTACAGGTGAGCTTGCGCCTGAGCTGATGCCCCAGGAGGCTTTTAACGACATCCTCCATGCTCTATCCAGTCGTTCTCGTACACTAAACTACCTCGAACCTCAGGGTAGTCTGGAGCTCCGTCAGGCTTTGTCCGTTTACTTGCAAGCAAGAGGCATCCAAGCCTCCCCTGACTCCATTCTGATCGTATCCGGCTCTCTCCAGGCACTGCATCTTATTTCAGTTGGGCTTCTGCCCCGCGGATCGGCAGTCCTGCTGGAGAAACCGTCTTATCTGTATTCCATTCATGCCTTCCAATCCGCCGGATTGAAAATGAGTGGCATTCCGATGGATGCCCAAGGATTACACACTCCGCGTCTGGAAGATGCCGTACAGAACAATGCAAACAGGGACAGCATCTCGCTGCTCTATACGATTCCGAGCTTCCACAATCCTACCGGCTCCGTCATGAGTGACAGCCGCCGGGAAGAACTGCTCGCCACAGCGCGGAACACCGGCATCTCCATATTGGAGGATGCCGCCTACAGCGACCTGTGGCTGGACGAGCCCCCGCCGCCATCGCTGAAGGCGCGTGATAAAGAAGGAAGGGTGCTGCACATGGGCACCTTGTCCAAGGCGGTCAGCCCAGGTCTGCGCCTCGGCTGGCTGGTTGGGCCGGAGCCGGTCATCCGTCGCCTCGCAGACATCAAGATGCAGACGGATTATGGCACCAGCTCCCTCGCTCAGGAGGCTGCTGCACTCTGGTTTGCCGATGGATACCACAAGCAGCATATGGATCGCCTGCGGCCAGAACTGCGCAGACGCAGGGACTTTATGCTTGAGCTTCTGCAACGCAATTTCGGTGAACTCGCCGAGTGGAGCATACCTGCCGGAGGCTTTTATATCTGGCTCCGATTTACCGCCAGTCCTCTATCCATTCGCGAACTGTTCCATGCCTGTCTGGAGAATCATGTGCTGATTCATCCGGGTTATCTCTATGACCGCCTGGATGCAGAGCACATTCGTCTGTCCTATGCCTATGCTTCACCGGATGAGATGGAGCGTGGTCTTCACTTGCTGGCACAGGCAGTCAAGAAGCTAATGTCATCATGA